The following coding sequences are from one Lolium rigidum isolate FL_2022 chromosome 6, APGP_CSIRO_Lrig_0.1, whole genome shotgun sequence window:
- the LOC124666730 gene encoding indole-3-pyruvate monooxygenase YUCCA1-like, with the protein MDKEKERRATWVPGAVIVGAGPSGLAAAACLAARGVPATVLERSDSLAFTWRHRMYDRLALHLPKRFCELPLLPFPEEYPTYPNRDQFVTYMERYAAASGVVPRFGASVEEAVFDVALGAWAVRLVGSEVLMARWLVVATGENAEPHVPEFPGLRQFAGRVLHTCEYKSGEEFAGEKVLVVGCGNSGMEVSLDLCRYGAKPSMVVRNTVHVLPREMLGLSTFGIAMALLKWLPVQLVDRFILAAAHLTLGNTSQLGLRRPKTGPIELKNLTGRTPVLDVGTLDHIKSGKIKVVGAVKEVTRVGARLADGKEEQFDAIILATGYRSNVPSWLKVSISHSDAMKRTPLFVFGLHSLSTVRLPSPSLRHGVTAGLSFVLSLQFP; encoded by the exons ATGGACAAGGAGAAGGAGCGGCGCGCGACGTGGGTCCCCGGCGCCGTCATCGTCGGTGCGGGTCCCTCGGGTCTCGCCGCGGCGGCGTGCCTGGCGGCCCGTGGCGTGCCGGCCACGGTGCTGGAGAGGTCCGACTCGCTGGCCTTCACGTGGCGCCACCGTATGTACGACCGCCTGGCGCTCCACCTCCCCAAGCGCTTCTGCGAGCTCCCTCTCCTACCGTTCCCGGAGGAGTACCCCACGTACCCCAACAGGGACCAGTTCGTGACGTACATGGAGCGGTACGCCGCGGCGTCGGGGGTCGTGCCGCGCTTCGGCGCCAGCGTCGAGGAGGCCGTCTTCGACGTGGCCCTGGGCGCCTGGGCCGTGCGACTCGTCGGCAGCGAGGTGCTGATGGCCAGGTGGCTCGTGGTGGCGACGGGCGAGAACGCGGAGCCGCACGTCCCGGAGTTCCCCGGCTTGCGGCAGTTCGCCGGGCGCGTGCTGCACACGTGCGAGTACAAGTCCGGGGAGGAGTTCGCCGGGGAGAAGGTTCTGGTGGTGGGGTGCGGGAACTCCGGCATGGAGGTGAGCCTGGATTTGTGCCGGTATGGCGCCAAGCCCTCCATGGTGGTGCGAAACACG GTGCATGTGCTGCCGAGGGAGATGTTGGGGCTCTCCACATTCGGCATCGCCATGGCTCTGCTCAAGTGGCTGCCGGTCCAGCTCGTCGACCGGTTCATCCTGGCGGCGGCTCACCTGACCCTCGGCAACACGAGCCAGCTCGGGCTTAGACGACCAAAGACGGGGCCCAtcgagctcaagaacctcaccggCAGGACCCCTGTGCTGGACGTTGGGACGCTAGACCACATCAAATCAGGCAAAATTAAG GTGGTAGGAGCCGTGAAGGAGGTAACGAGGGTCGGGGCCAGGCTCGCGGACGGCAAGGAGGAGCAGTTCGACGCAATCATACTCGCCACGGGCTACAGGAGCAACGTGCCCTCCTGGCTCAAGGTAAGCATATCACACAGTGACGCCATGAAAAGGACTCCCTTGTTCGTTTTTGGTCTGCACAGTTTATCAACAGTACGGCTACCGTCACCCAGCCTGCGCCATGGCGTCACGGCCGGCCTCTCCTTCGTCCTCAGCCTTCAATTCCCCTGA